Proteins encoded within one genomic window of Pongo abelii isolate AG06213 chromosome 18, NHGRI_mPonAbe1-v2.0_pri, whole genome shotgun sequence:
- the RRN3 gene encoding RNA polymerase I-specific transcription initiation factor RRN3 (The RefSeq protein has 3 substitutions, 1 frameshift, 1 non-frameshifting indel compared to this genomic sequence): MAAPLLHTRLPGDAAASSSAVKTLGASRTGISNMRALENDFFSSPPRKTVRFGGTVTEVLLKYKKGETNDFELLKNQLLDPDIKDDQIISWLLEFRSSVMYLTKDFEQLISIILRLPWLKSQTVVEEYLAFLANLVSAQTVFLRPCLGMIASHFVPPRVIIKEGDVDVSDSDDEDDNLPANFDTCHRALQIIARYVPSTPWFLMPILVEKFPFVRKSERTLECYVHNLLRISVYFPTLRHEILELIIEKLLKLDVNASRQDIEDAEETATQTCGGTDSTEGLFNMDEDEETEHETKAGPERLDQMVHPVAECLDILMSLVLSYMKDVCYVDGQVDNGKTKDLYRDLINIFDKLLLSTHASCHVQFFMFYLCSFKLGFAEAFLEHLWKKLQDPSNPAIIRQAAGNYIGSFLARAKFIPLITVRSCLDLLVNWLHIYLNNQDSGTKAFCDVALHGPFYSACQAVFYTFVFRHKQLLSGNLKEGLRYLQSLNFEWIVMSQLNPLKICLPSVVNFFAAITNKYQLVFCYTIIERNNRQMLPVIRSTAGGDSVQTCTNPLDTFFPFDPCVLKRSKKFIDPIYQVWEDMSAEELQEFKKPMRKEIVEDEDDDFLKGEVPQNDTVIGITPSSFDAHFRSPSSSVGSPPVLYMQPSPL, from the exons ATGGCGGCACCGTTGCTTCACACGCGTTTGCCGGGAGATGCGGCCGCTTCGTCCTCTGCAGTCAAGACGCTGGGCGCGTCGAGGACTGG GATTTCAAATATGCGTGCATTAGAGAATGATTTTTTCAGTTCTCCCCCAAGAAAAACTGTTCAGTTTGGTGGAACTGTGACAGAAGTCTTGCTGAAGTACAAAAAG GGTGAAACAAATGACTTTGAGTTGTTGAAGAACCAGCTGTTAGATCCAGACATAAAG GATGACCAGATCATCAGCTGGCTGCTAGAATTCCGTTCTTCTGTCATGTACTTGACAAAAGATTTTGAGCAGCTTATCAGTATTATATTG AGATTGCCTTGGTTGAATAGAAGTCAAACAGTAGTGGAAGAGTATTTGGCTTTTCTTGCTAATCTTGTATCAGCACAGACTGTTTTCCTCAGACCGTGTCTCGGCATGATTGCTTCCCATTTTGTGCCTC CCCGAGTGATCATTAAGGAAGGCGATGTAGATGTTTCAGATtctgatgatgaagatgata ATCTTCCTGCAAATTTTGACACATGTCACAGAGCCTTGCAAATAATAGCAAGATATGTACCATC gacacCGTGGTTTCTTATGCCAATACTGGTGGAAAAATTTCCATTTGTTCGAAAATCAGAGAGAACACTG GAATGTTACGTTCATAACTTACTGAGGATTAGTGTATATTTTCCAACCTTGAGGCATGAAATTCTGGAGCTTATTATTGAAAAGCTACTCAAGTTGGAT GTGAATGCATCCCGGCAGGATATTGAAGATGCTGAAGAAACAGCAACTCAAACTTGTGGTGGGACAGATTCCACAGAAGGATTGTTTAATATG gatgaagatgaagaaactgaacatGAAACAAAGGCTGGTCCTGAACGGCTTGACCAGATGGTGCATCCTGTAGCCGAGTGCCTGGACATCCTGATGTCTTTGGTTTTGTCCTACATGAAGGATGTCTGCTATGTAGATG GTCAGGTTGATAACGGCAAAACAAAGGATCTATATCGTGACCTGATAAACATCTTTGACAAACTCCTGTTGTCCACCCATGCCTCCTGCCACGTACAGTTTTTCATGTTTTACCTCTGTAGTTTCAAATTG GGATTCGCAGAGGCATTTTTGGAACATCTCTGGAAGAAATTGCAGGATCCAAGTAATCCTGCCATCATCAGGCAGGCTGCTGGAAATTATATTGGAAGCTTTTTGGCAAGAGCTAAATTTATTCCTCTTAT tacTGTAAGATCATGCCTAGATCTTTTGGTTAACTGGCTGCACATATACCTTAATAACCAGGATTCGGGAACAAAGGCATTCTGTGATGTTGCTCTCCATGGACCATTTTACTCAGCCTGCCAAGCTGTGTTCTACACCTTTGTTTTTAGACACAAGCAGCTTTTGAGCGGAAACCTGAAAGAAG gtTTGCGGTATCTTCA TCTGAATTTTGAGCGGATAGTGATGAGCCAGCTAAATCCCCTGAAGATTTGCCTGCCCTCAGTGGTTAACTTTTTTGCTGCAATCACAAA TAAGTACCAGCTCGTCTTCTGCTACACCATCATTGAGAGGAACAATCGCCAGATGCTGCCAGTCATTAGGAGTACCGCTGGAGGAGACTCGGTGCAGACCTGCACAAACCCGCTGGACACCTTCTTCCCCTTTGATCCCTGTGTGCTGAAGAG GTCAAAGAAATTCATTGATCCTATTTATCAGGTATGGGAAGACATGAGTGCTGAAGAGCTACAGGAGTTCAAGAAACCCATGAGAAAG
- the RRN3 gene encoding RNA polymerase I-specific transcription initiation factor RRN3 isoform X1, with translation MAAPLLHTRLPGDAAASSSAVKTLGASRTGISNMRALENDFFSSPPRKTVQFGGTVTEVLLKYKKGETNDFELLKNQLLDPDIKDDQIISWLLEFRSSVMYLTKDFEQLISIILRLPWLNRSQTVVEEYLAFLANLVSAQTVFLRPCLGMIASHFVPHCYDGRFQMHIGTRCGRYMFPVMTPMEVSRFICCSRVIIKEGDVDVSDSDDEDDNLPANFDTCHRALQIIARYVPSTPWFLMPILVEKFPFVRKSERTLECYVHNLLRISVYFPTLRHEILELIIEKLLKLDVNASRQDIEDAEETATQTCGGTDSTEGLFNMDEDEETEHETKAGPERLDQMVHPVAECLDILMSLVLSYMKDVCYVDGQVDNGKTKDLYRDLINIFDKLLLSTHASCHVQFFMFYLCSFKLGFAEAFLEHLWKKLQDPSNPAIIRQAAGNYIGSFLARAKFIPLITVRSCLDLLVNWLHIYLNNQDSGTKAFCDVALHGPFYSACQAVFYTFVFRHKQLLSGNLKEGLRYLQSEF, from the exons ATGGCGGCACCGTTGCTTCACACGCGTTTGCCGGGAGATGCGGCCGCTTCGTCCTCTGCAGTCAAGACGCTGGGCGCGTCGAGGACTGG GATTTCAAATATGCGTGCATTAGAGAATGATTTTTTCAGTTCTCCCCCAAGAAAAACTGTTCAGTTTGGTGGAACTGTGACAGAAGTCTTGCTGAAGTACAAAAAG GGTGAAACAAATGACTTTGAGTTGTTGAAGAACCAGCTGTTAGATCCAGACATAAAG GATGACCAGATCATCAGCTGGCTGCTAGAATTCCGTTCTTCTGTCATGTACTTGACAAAAGATTTTGAGCAGCTTATCAGTATTATATTG AGATTGCCTTGGTTGAATAGAAGTCAAACAGTAGTGGAAGAGTATTTGGCTTTTCTTGCTAATCTTGTATCAGCACAGACTGTTTTCCTCAGACCGTGTCTCGGCATGATTGCTTCCCATTTTGTGCCTC ACTGCTACGATGGAAGATTCCAGATGCATATTGGCACCAGGTGTGGTAGATATATGTTCCCCGTAATGACCCCTATGGAGGTGTCTAGATTCATTTGTTGCT CCCGAGTGATCATTAAGGAAGGCGATGTAGATGTTTCAGATtctgatgatgaagatgata ATCTTCCTGCAAATTTTGACACATGTCACAGAGCCTTGCAAATAATAGCAAGATATGTACCATC gacacCGTGGTTTCTTATGCCAATACTGGTGGAAAAATTTCCATTTGTTCGAAAATCAGAGAGAACACTG GAATGTTACGTTCATAACTTACTGAGGATTAGTGTATATTTTCCAACCTTGAGGCATGAAATTCTGGAGCTTATTATTGAAAAGCTACTCAAGTTGGAT GTGAATGCATCCCGGCAGGATATTGAAGATGCTGAAGAAACAGCAACTCAAACTTGTGGTGGGACAGATTCCACAGAAGGATTGTTTAATATG gatgaagatgaagaaactgaacatGAAACAAAGGCTGGTCCTGAACGGCTTGACCAGATGGTGCATCCTGTAGCCGAGTGCCTGGACATCCTGATGTCTTTGGTTTTGTCCTACATGAAGGATGTCTGCTATGTAGATG GTCAGGTTGATAACGGCAAAACAAAGGATCTATATCGTGACCTGATAAACATCTTTGACAAACTCCTGTTGTCCACCCATGCCTCCTGCCACGTACAGTTTTTCATGTTTTACCTCTGTAGTTTCAAATTG GGATTCGCAGAGGCATTTTTGGAACATCTCTGGAAGAAATTGCAGGATCCAAGTAATCCTGCCATCATCAGGCAGGCTGCTGGAAATTATATTGGAAGCTTTTTGGCAAGAGCTAAATTTATTCCTCTTAT tacTGTAAGATCATGCCTAGATCTTTTGGTTAACTGGCTGCACATATACCTTAATAACCAGGATTCGGGAACAAAGGCATTCTGTGATGTTGCTCTCCATGGACCATTTTACTCAGCCTGCCAAGCTGTGTTCTACACCTTTGTTTTTAGACACAAGCAGCTTTTGAGCGGAAACCTGAAAGAAG gtTTGCGGTATCTTCAGTCTGAATTTTGA
- the RRN3 gene encoding RNA polymerase I-specific transcription initiation factor RRN3 isoform X2: protein MAAPLLHTRLPGDAAASSSAVKTLGASRTGISNMRALENDFFSSPPRKTVQFGGTVTEVLLKYKKGETNDFELLKNQLLDPDIKDDQIISWLLEFRSSVMYLTKDFEQLISIILRLPWLNRSQTVVEEYLAFLANLVSAQTVFLRPCLGMIASHFVPHCYDGRFQMHIGTRCGRYMFPVMTPMEVSRFICCSRVIIKEGDVDVSDSDDEDDNLPANFDTCHRALQIIARYVPSTPWFLMPILVEKFPFVRKSERTLECYVHNLLRISVYFPTLRHEILELIIEKLLKLDVNASRQDIEDAEETATQTCGGTDSTEGLFNMDEDEETEHETKAGPERLDQMVHPVAECLDILMSLVLSYMKDVCYVDGQVDNGKTKDLYRDLINIFDKLLLSTHASCHVQFFMFYLCSFKLGFAEAFLEHLWKKLQDPSNPAIIRQAAGNYIGSFLARAKFIPLMIREQRHSVMLLSMDHFTQPAKLCSTPLFLDTSSF from the exons ATGGCGGCACCGTTGCTTCACACGCGTTTGCCGGGAGATGCGGCCGCTTCGTCCTCTGCAGTCAAGACGCTGGGCGCGTCGAGGACTGG GATTTCAAATATGCGTGCATTAGAGAATGATTTTTTCAGTTCTCCCCCAAGAAAAACTGTTCAGTTTGGTGGAACTGTGACAGAAGTCTTGCTGAAGTACAAAAAG GGTGAAACAAATGACTTTGAGTTGTTGAAGAACCAGCTGTTAGATCCAGACATAAAG GATGACCAGATCATCAGCTGGCTGCTAGAATTCCGTTCTTCTGTCATGTACTTGACAAAAGATTTTGAGCAGCTTATCAGTATTATATTG AGATTGCCTTGGTTGAATAGAAGTCAAACAGTAGTGGAAGAGTATTTGGCTTTTCTTGCTAATCTTGTATCAGCACAGACTGTTTTCCTCAGACCGTGTCTCGGCATGATTGCTTCCCATTTTGTGCCTC ACTGCTACGATGGAAGATTCCAGATGCATATTGGCACCAGGTGTGGTAGATATATGTTCCCCGTAATGACCCCTATGGAGGTGTCTAGATTCATTTGTTGCT CCCGAGTGATCATTAAGGAAGGCGATGTAGATGTTTCAGATtctgatgatgaagatgata ATCTTCCTGCAAATTTTGACACATGTCACAGAGCCTTGCAAATAATAGCAAGATATGTACCATC gacacCGTGGTTTCTTATGCCAATACTGGTGGAAAAATTTCCATTTGTTCGAAAATCAGAGAGAACACTG GAATGTTACGTTCATAACTTACTGAGGATTAGTGTATATTTTCCAACCTTGAGGCATGAAATTCTGGAGCTTATTATTGAAAAGCTACTCAAGTTGGAT GTGAATGCATCCCGGCAGGATATTGAAGATGCTGAAGAAACAGCAACTCAAACTTGTGGTGGGACAGATTCCACAGAAGGATTGTTTAATATG gatgaagatgaagaaactgaacatGAAACAAAGGCTGGTCCTGAACGGCTTGACCAGATGGTGCATCCTGTAGCCGAGTGCCTGGACATCCTGATGTCTTTGGTTTTGTCCTACATGAAGGATGTCTGCTATGTAGATG GTCAGGTTGATAACGGCAAAACAAAGGATCTATATCGTGACCTGATAAACATCTTTGACAAACTCCTGTTGTCCACCCATGCCTCCTGCCACGTACAGTTTTTCATGTTTTACCTCTGTAGTTTCAAATTG GGATTCGCAGAGGCATTTTTGGAACATCTCTGGAAGAAATTGCAGGATCCAAGTAATCCTGCCATCATCAGGCAGGCTGCTGGAAATTATATTGGAAGCTTTTTGGCAAGAGCTAAATTTATTCCTCTTAT GATTCGGGAACAAAGGCATTCTGTGATGTTGCTCTCCATGGACCATTTTACTCAGCCTGCCAAGCTGTGTTCTACACCTTTGTTTTTAGACACAAGCAGCTTTTGA